The Penicillium digitatum chromosome 6, complete sequence genome has a window encoding:
- a CDS encoding DNA helicase, putative codes for MTPPTPIPIPRFATTQLALLHEEHAAEVSSSKLASTAATVSPSTRRTLQATGYALTGLILSQCRTGLGGRVVGEFAPDPAVASEESRSADGTPRLGSHGIRVGDVVRVSDIAGSGKRAGGKDKDREREKDTEKGVEGVVTRTGDRAVWIAFGRQGGGGMSKEEDEAVEELWGKKVWAMKLANDVTYRRMRQTMEKMVKMTETEYSHFMRVAFGHTTPLQLDSEACGPVEFTDPTLNDSQKDAIRFALAARDIALIHGPPGTGKTHTLIELILQLVRRKKRVLVCGPSNVSVDNIVERLAPKKVPVVRIGHPARLLPSVLEHSLEVLTQTSDAGGIVKDIRKEIDEKQASIRKTRSGRERRGIYDDLKLLRKEFRQRESKCVDNLVRESSVVLATLHGAGGHQLKNQKFDVVIIDEASQALEAQCWISLLGAEKVVLAGDHLQLPPTVKSTGQKPKENNSKGTEDKTDTNTDMEILKGVSLERTLFDRLLALHGPGIKRMLTTQYRMHEKIMRFPSDELYEGKLIASDAVKDRLLIDLPYDVEGTDDTQEPLVFWDTQGGDFPEKAEDEISKKGVLLGDSKSNEMEAMVVARHVDNLINAGVRPESVAVITPYNGQLALLSRILREKYPGLELGSVDGFQGREKEAVVVSLVRSNAEREVGFLGEKRRLNVAMTRPKRHLCICGDSETISHGSSFLKHWMAFLEEHADLRYPDAGDLL; via the exons ATGACCCCTCCAACCCCAATCCCAATCCCCCGCTTCGCCACAACCCAACTCGCCCTCCTCCACGAAGAACACGCCGCCGAAGTCTCCTCCTCAAAACTCGCCAGCACAGCTGCAACAGTCTCGCCATCAACCCGCCGAACTCTCCAAGCAACTGGCTATGCCCTAACAGGCCTGATCCTCTCACAATGCCGAACCGGTCTCGGCGGGCGCGTCGTCGGCGAGTTCGCCCCGGACCCAGCAGTTGCGTCAGAAGAGTCCCGGTCCGCGGATGGAACGCCTCGACTTGGGTCGCATGGGATTCGCGTCGGGGATGTTGTAAGGGTTAGTGATATTGCGGGGTCAGGGAAGAGGGCCGGCGGAAAGGACAAagatagagagagagagaaagataCGGAGAAGGGGGTTGAGGGCGTTGTCACGCGTACTGGTGATCGCGCTGTGTGGATTGCGTTTGGGCGGCAGGGTGGTGGGGGGATGTCcaaggaggaggatgaggcTGTGGAGGAGCTTTGGGGGAAGAAGGTGTGGGCTATGAAGCTAGCTAATGATGTTACGTATAGGAG GATGAGGCAAACTATGGAGAAGATGGTCAAGATGACGGAGACAGAATACTCGCATTTCATGCGTGTTGCGTTTGGGCATACGACACCGCTACAGCTGGATTCGGAGGCGTGTGGACCTGTGGAATTTACCGATCCCACGCTCAATGATTCGCAGAAAGATGCTATTCGGTTTGCGCTGGCGGCGCGGGACATTGCTTTGATTCACGGTCCGCCGGGGACGGGAAAGACACATACGCTTATTGAACTGATTTTGCAATTGGTTCGGCGGAAAAAGCGCGTTCTAGTGTGTGGCCCGTCGAATGTTTCTGTTGATAATATCGTGGAACGTCTGGCTCCCAAGAAGGTTCCTGTTGTGCGTATTGGTCATCCGGCTCGTCTGCTGCCTTCCGTTCTTGAGCATTCTCTTGAAGTCCTTACGCAGACCTCTGATGCTGGGGGAATCGTGAAGGACATTCGCAAAGAGATTGATGAGAAACAGGCAAGTATCCGCAAGACCCGGTCTGGTCGCGAACGACGAGGTATTTACGATGATTTGAAGTTACTTCGGAAGGAGTTCCGACAGCGGGAGTCCAAATGCGTGGACAACCTGGTGCGCGAGAGTAGCGTGGTGCTGGCTACCCTTCACGGTGCTGGAGGTCATCAACTCAAGAACCAGAAATTTGATGTCGTTATTATTGATGAGGCGAGTCAAGCTCTTGAAGCGCAATGCTGGATTTCTCTTCTGGGTGCAGAGAAGGTGGTTCTTGCTGGTGACCATCTGCAATTACCACCGACCGTTAAATCCACTGGACAGAAGCCTAAGGAAAATAATTCCAAAGGCACCGAGGACAAGACGGACACCAATACCGATATGGAGATATTGAAGGGTGTTTCTCTCGAACGCACATTGTTCGACCGTTTATTAGCCCTGCATGGACCGGGGATCAAACGCATGTTGACCACTCAATATCGCATGCATGAGAAGATTATGCGATTCCCCTCAGACGAACTCTACGAGGGCAAGCTGATCGCCAGCGATGCAGTCAAAGACCGTCTACTAATCGACCTACCCTACGACGTAGAGGGCACAGACGACACGCAGGAACCCCTGGTATTCTGGGACACGCAAGGTGGAGATTTCCCCGAAAAGGCAGAAGATGAAATAAGTAAAAAAGGAGTCTTGCTTGGAGATAGCAAAAGCAACGAGATGGAAGCCATGGTGGTCGCCAGACACGTGGACAATTTGATTAATGCGGGCGTCAGACCCGAGAGCGTTGCCGTTATCACCCCCTACAACGGACAATTGGCTCTACTGTCGCGCATACTACGAGAGAAGTACCCCGGTCTTGAACTTGGCAGCGTGGATGGATTCCAGGGCCGCGAGAAAGAAGCCGTCGTGGTGAGCCTGGTGCGCAGCAATGCGGAACGAGAAGTGGGTTTCCTGGGCGAGAAGCGACGATTAAATG TGGCCATGACGCGGCCCAAGCGGCATTTGTGTATCTGCGGAGATTCGGAGACGATCAGTCA CGGGAGTAGCTTCTTGAAGCACTGGATGGCCTTCCTCGAAGAACATGCCGACCTACGATACCCTGATGCTGGAGATTTATTATAG
- a CDS encoding Peroxin 4 — protein MASRKELARAMKRLGDEIRAYDNVENETFLFLRPVNDEDLLHWEAVLKGPAGSAYEGGLWHLSIEIPPKYPFAPPTIIFTNKILHPNIDFNEGKICLSVLTSEHWTPAGNLETTLRAIQQLLTDPNPDSPLNVEISVLLRKGDIAGYESLVRYLTEEQRWEEPRNPRR, from the exons ATGGCATCTCGAAAAGAGCTCGCTAGAGCAATGAAGCGGCTCGGAGACGAGATAAGAGCTTATGACAATGTCGAGAATGAAACATTCCTCTTCCTACGTCCCGTCAATGACGAGGACCTACTACACTGGGAAGCTGTACTGAAGGGTCCGGCTGGATCAGCGTACGAGG GTGGGCTTTGGCACCTCAGCATTGAAATCCCGCCAAAGTACCCTTTTGCGCCGCCGACTATTATCTTCACGAATAAGATCTTGCACCCGAACATCGACTTCAACGAGGGCAAGATTTGTCTCTCGGTCTTGACCTCTGAGCACTGGACTCCGGCTGGGAATCTCGAGACCACACTCCGGGCTATTCAGCAGTTGTTGACGGATCCAAATCCGGATTCGCCCCTGAATGTTGAGATATCGGTTCTACTGCGCAAGGGGGATATAGCTGGTTATGAAAGTCTTGTGCGGTACTTGACTGAGGAGCAGCGGTGGGAGGAACCTCGGAACCCGAGACGGTGA
- a CDS encoding DNA repair protein Ntg1, putative — translation MRTSRTSRDTAKVVQALSPPIRRQTRNSNLSDLKSFVYNPKATPNITIEPENVSVTLSLSAIKSDDESSFSDLSEADTADIEDLLAPPSKRQKRNASPINRRAPRVPRKAIVKKEPDQKPTPAPKQRRLPARTTRGIDGSVKVEPPSNWETMYEIVKKMRAANPTAPVDTMGCAELYWRASSPIDRRFQTLIALMLSSQTKDTVTAVAMQRLHTELGDATPPAQDITIKQEDDDSNPTDSTLNLSNILAVDPTRLNELIRTVGFHNNKTKYIKAAALILRDQHNGDIPSTPEGLMALPGVGPKMAYLCLSAAWGKHLGIGVDVHVHRITNLWGWNKTKTPEETRKALQSWLPVEKWHEINKLLVGLGQTVCLPVKRRCGDCDLAGLQLCKSEIRGLEPTMLKVKKSPEIDEPKVKIEAL, via the coding sequence ATGCGCACTTCTCGCACTTCCAGAGACACCGCGAAGGTGGTGCAGGCTCTCTCACCCCCTATCCGGCGACAAACGCGCAACTCTAACTTGAGCGATTTGAAAAGCTTCGTCTACAACCCAAAGGCGACTCCAAACATCACGATAGAGCCAGAAAATGTCTCGGTGACACTCAGTCTGTCTGCCATCAAAAGTGACGATGAATCATCTTTCTCCGACCTCTCTGAAGCAGACACGGCGGATATCGAAGACCTCCTTGCACCGCCATCGAAACGCCAAAAGCGCAACGCGAGCCCCATAAACCGACGAGCCCCTCGCGTACCCCGAAAAGCCATAGTCAAAAAGGAGCCCGACCAGAAACCAACCCCAGCACCTAAACAAAGACGACTCCCGGCCCGAACAACCCGCGGCATCGACGGCTCGGTCAAGGTCGAGCCCCCTTCCAACTGGGAGACGATGTACGAGATCGTAAAAAAGATGAGGGCAGCCAACCCGACCGCCCCGGTAGATACAATGGGCTGTGCAGAGCTATACTGGCGCGCCTCATCACCAATAGATCGCCGATTCCAGACTCTTATCGCATTGATGCTTTCATCCCAGACGAAAGACACAGTCACAGCAGTAGCGATGCAACGCCTTCACACCGAGCTCGGGGATGCTACCCCTCCAGCTCAAGATATCACAATCAAACAAGAGGACGACGATTCAAACCCCACCGACAGCACCCTCAACTTGTCCAACATCCTCGCCGTGGACCCAACGCGATTAAACGAACTAATTCGAACAGTCGGCTTCCACAACAACAAAACAAAATACATCAAAGCCGCGGCGCTGATCCTACGAGACCAGCACAACGGGGATATCCCCTCGACTCCAGAAGGCCTCATGGCGCTTCCCGGTGTCGGACCCAAAATGGCCTACCTCTGTTTGAGCGCGGCGTGGGGTAAACACTTGGGGATCGGGGTTGATGTGCACGTTCATCGCATTACCAACCTCTGGGGTTGGAATAAAACCAAAACGCCCGAGGAGACGAGGAAGGCGCTTCAATCGTGGTTGCCGGTTGAAAAATGGCATGAGATTAATAAGTTGCTTGTTGGGCTTGGACAGACAGTTTGTTTGCCTGTCAAGCGTCGCTGCGGAGATTGTGATCTGGCTGGCTTACAACTTTGTAAGAGTGAGATTAGGGGACTGGAGCCGACGATGCTGAAGGTCAAGAAAAGTCCTGAGATTGATGAGCCCAAGGTTAAGATTGAGGCTCTTTGA